The Euphorbia lathyris chromosome 4, ddEupLath1.1, whole genome shotgun sequence genomic interval TCAAACATCATAATTTATTAGACCCACATTGATTATTATGTTTTAATATACCTTTTTAAGGATTTTTCATTAAAGGATTCTAGAATTACTCTAAAATTCTGTTTTAGATTGACATGAACATGATATATCATATACTTTAAACTATGATATTTAAAGTTTGAATTTATTATAGGATATATAGAAATCTcattcattaattaaatttcaGCACTTATTACAAAGTACATATATAATTGaaacttttattctttttttttttttctgaaaatgaGAGCTTTACAAACCTTTAAAAAGGATTCTGCTAAATGAAtctgattaaaaaaaatgggaatttaaaaaaatcaagtGAAGGTATGAAAAAGAAATATTtgattattattaaattttgaaGTATGAAAAGTTAATTATGATTGTTGTAAAAAGTTTCTTAAGAAGCATGAATACATATAATAGATTCACATGCAAATCagattaaaatagaaaaaaaaattaaaaattagcaTTCCATACTTTACATGCAGAGATATAATTGCTAAGCCCATGCatccattttaaattaaaattaaagaaaaatataaaattagtcaaaaaaataaataaaaataaagaacaaatttAAGTTTCAAGGGAAATGCAGATTCAGTTTGAGATGGTGTAGATGTAATCCTAACAttttcaagcaagatcaattttagcaacgcgttatcaaaaatttgaaaagaccgATTTAActgtttcaatttatcgacaaaccaattaaataacagcgaaatcagtcttttcaaattttcgatagtGTATGGCTAAAGTTGCTCGTACGTTCGTACTATTTTTgctgatttttttgtaattatattaataatatagtaaatgttttagacagtttgacaaatttttgttattaatttatatgtagcagatttagtttttagcattttaataaaaaaattataattttgttagtaatacattaaatacttagacataattgatatttggaagtaTGAAGTGACAATTAAATATCAGTCAAActtgttttttctaattttatattaggataaaattgatcttttttAGAAACAGTAGGTTAAATTGCATCATTCGATAATTAAAACTAAACTTGCCATTCTTTtaaaatgttagggttaaatttggttTTATTCCAAAATTAAATTATGTGATTTATCGATTCTTAAAGACAGCTTTCGTAGtctaaaagtttgtaaataaaGATTCtctattttttgaaatttacagATAAATGATATGTAAATCAGTTTTTCGATCAAATACACTTGTAGTTTGATTCATTTGCAAAATCAGACTTTGAATTGTGTAATTTACAAAGTCGGTTTTTTTAATTGCTCCAAATCGCTCATTACTCAACTTTTATTCATTGTTGTGTTCATTTTTATCTCGTCCCTAAAAACTTACTTACGCATTAGAATAAAGTAGTTGGTTTCCAACTCCTCTTctaagtcttttttttttgtcttgttGCGGGTTTACCCACAACAGGACCGATCTTGGACATAgacataactttttttttttatggtttataatatttcttgacttttagaaattttattatgtatttaaACCTGTGTtaaatttttcctataaaatTTCTCCCACAGATTACATTGGTCACAACAATACCCAAATTGACCCTAATCggcaaaataataatatatatatttatatatgacaaaatatcaaaatagcttcaacttttttaaaaaaaagatccAGTTTATTCAACATCAGAAATTGACTGATTAGATAACTGTCATTAATCCCTCTAGCCGCCGCATATTTCAGTTTTAATATCACTTTTCATTTTCCAGCGTTATGAATCGACAAATATTACATCATCTAATatgacaatttttttattaacgaGACATTTaattatactttaataaacACCAGgattaaaattgtattattaCGGTCTTCTGTAAAACCTTGAAActattttattaacttttatatgtatgtatgtatatatatatcatatgaGATTGGTTTCATATAACAGTCCCTTTCCCTTTATCATATTTGATAAACTCAAACTCAATGGGAAACTTTTCCGACGAGCCACTAAGTCCCGCCGCCCGGTTAATGGTCCACCCGACGGTGAACTCCACAATACACTGTGCTCTTGGCCTGAAAAACTCCGTCGACATTAACGCCTTAAAATCCACAATCAAAAACTCTCTAATGGTAACCCATCCAAGATTCTGCAGTCTTCTTTCCCGAGACAAAAGCGGTCGGGAATACTGGATTCCGTCCGAAATCGACATCGACCGCCACATCATAATCGTCGACAAAAACTCCTACTCCGCCGGTGACACAACCGAGAAAATCGCTCATGATTACGTCGCCGATCTATGCGTAGGCACTAAATTAAGTTCCGATAAACCGCTGTGGGAAATTCATGTGTTGGAGAAGTGTTTGGTATTCCGACTTCATCATGCTCTCGGCGACGGAATGTCGCTGATGTCGATGTTGTTAGCTAATTGTAGAAAGGCGGAGGATCCGGAGGCGGTGCCGACATTGGTGGCTGGTGGTGGCCGGAGAGATAAGGGGAGGGCggagaagaaaaagaggagTTTGATTAGGACTTTGATAGGGTTTATACAGAtggttttttttactttgattTTTACTTTGGAGTTCGTGGCGAGGTGTTTGTGGATTTCTGATCGGAAAACAGTTATCTCCGGCGGTGATGGGGTGGAGATGTGGCCGAGAAAAATTGTTAATGCTATGTTTCTGATCAAACATATGAAGATGGTCAAAGAAGTCGTCGGAGATGCGGTAcgttgggttttttttttctgtattGAATTTCTGCATTCTttgattttacaaaaaaaaaaaaaataaaaaaaaaataaataaataaattttaaataaaacactggtggttttattaattttcagataaagga includes:
- the LOC136226773 gene encoding wax ester synthase/diacylglycerol acyltransferase 2-like — protein: MGNFSDEPLSPAARLMVHPTVNSTIHCALGLKNSVDINALKSTIKNSLMVTHPRFCSLLSRDKSGREYWIPSEIDIDRHIIIVDKNSYSAGDTTEKIAHDYVADLCVGTKLSSDKPLWEIHVLEKCLVFRLHHALGDGMSLMSMLLANCRKAEDPEAVPTLVAGGGRRDKGRAEKKKRSLIRTLIGFIQMVFFTLIFTLEFVARCLWISDRKTVISGGDGVEMWPRKIVNAMFLIKHMKMVKEVVGDATINDVLIGVISAGLSRYFDHRSPNSLKEGDRITGIAMVNLREKSGLQDVREMMKKDSKCRWGNEIGTVLVPIYYQKGIKPLQYVKSAKELTKLKKRGPVAYWSHKCRNVSMSLAGMEIMSWVGHKFLCQTTFTISNVIGPQEKITIAGNPITFIRVNLTSSPQALAMNMVSYAGKADLQILVAKDIIPDPEFLAKCFEDCLLEMKEAASTQLPYK